One Aphidius gifuensis isolate YNYX2018 linkage group LG5, ASM1490517v1, whole genome shotgun sequence genomic region harbors:
- the LOC122858058 gene encoding neuropathy target esterase sws isoform X4: MFSVSFLQIVELFSNIQDDTGTLNIISKWLSTFFDNENNTSTLWITTGIILLIIIVIVILFLRKWKNKEFLPEVKKFVGVGSGKPRFRKRDKVLFYGRKMLRKVKSISGQVHQTGQGKKRRAVMRFARRLLQLKKDSVPQQLKVLEPPAEYLEEDLGPGERVPPDALYILQSIRVFGHFEKPVFLKLCKHTEIMNLPAGTVLFKIGDPDENVFIVQQGLLNVYINGPDNSHIPLKVVKTGESVTSLLSFTDVLTGHTSTYKTVSARAIEDSVVVKLPMSAFQEVFQDHPDAFIRVIQVIMVRLQRVTFTALHQYLGLSAELVKQGHHKKKQSPYSDNNWTPESSGPDIMPQGNLNYSGRKRSTNDPPQQPIDETDLVRIAKEAFIRELGLEEDYVLKDGTVQIREVPAGTYLMKEESNKDIALVYVVSGSLVISQKVAEGNNTNQEVHMFSAHQGEIVGGLAVLTGEPSFYTIRAKHPSRIALLSKQTFFSIMRERPTVVLHVANTVVRRLSPFVRQVDFALDWLFLESGRAVYRQGDDSDSTFIVLSGRLRSVITDQNGKKEVVAEYGKGDLVGIVEMVTQTPRSTTVMAVRDSELAKLPEGLFNVIKLRYPIVVTRLINLLGHRILGTWQQVQRPVGTQRATVDARPAQINFSTVAIVPVSDDVPLTAFTYELYHSLCAIGPTLRLTSEGVRKTLGPSIMEPPNEYRLTSWLAQQEDQHKISLYQCDSTYTAWTQRSVRQADCILIVGLGDKPPILGRTEREVERLAMRTQKELVLLHKEQSGLRPTNTVQWLNMRNWVSSHHHIQCPKRMFTRRSQYRINELYSKVLMSEPNVHSDFSRLARWITGTSVGLVLGGGGARGAAHIGMLKAVLEAGIPIDMIGGVSIGSFMGALWCMEKNITTTTQKAREWSKKMTQWWRQILDLTYPMTSMFSGKDFNKTIHATFGDTYIEDLWLPFFIITTDITASCMRTHTHGSLWRYIRSSMSLSGYMPPLCDPSDGHLLLDGGYVNNLPADVMLRQGAHHILAIDVGSQDDTDLTNYGDSLSGWWLLWKRWNPFATPVKVPNLPDIQSRLAYVSCVRQLEEVKSSDYCEYIRPPIDKYKTLQFANFDEIKDVGYIHGKTYFERQSKIGVLPQFNADRETARALRAKNHDANQESVSAYTFTDLAQMVCKVSQGNRYDLDIDSDTDEFEEYEADLEEDAQEIGYASEPTAGILDESLNDTRLRRRAGVSLSLSDTEAESELEYHGKLF, from the exons ATGTTTAGTGTCAGCTTTCTCCAG atTGTAGAGTTGTTTAGCAATATTCAAGATGATACTGgaacattaaatataatttcgaaATGGCTATctacattttttgataatgaaaataatacaagtacATTATGGATAACAACaggaataatattattaataataatagtaatagtaatattatttttaagaaaatggaaaaacaaagaatttttaccagaagtaaaaaaatttgtcggTGTTGGAAGTGGAAAACCGCGATTTCGTAAACGTgataaagtattattttatggACGTAAAATGTTGAGAAAAGTTAAATCAATTAGTGGTCAAGTACATCAAACTggacaaggaaaaaaaagacgTGCTGTTATGAGATTTGCACGTcgtttattacaattaaaaaaagatagtgTACCACAACAATTAAAAGTACTTGAACCACCAGCTGAATATCTTGAAGAAGATCTTGGTCCAGGTGAACGTGTACCACCAGatgctttatatatattacaaagtATACGTGTATTTGGACATTTTGAAAAaccagtttttttaaaattatgtaaacatACAGAAATTATGAATTTACCAGCTGGTAcagtgttatttaaaattggtgaTCCTGatgaaaatgtatttattgtaCAACAAGGTCTTCttaatgtttatattaatGGTCCTGATAATAGTCATATACCATTAAAAGTTGTTAAAACTGGTGAATCAGTAACGAGTCTTCTAAGTTTTACAGATGTACTTACTGGACATACTAGTACTTATAAAACTGTATCTGCAAGAGCAATTGAAGATTctgttgttgttaaattaccCATGAGTGCATTTCAAgag GTATTTCAAGATCATCCAGATGCATTTATACGAGTTATTCAAGTTATAATGGTACGTTTACAACGTGTTACATTTACAGCACTTCATCAGTATCTTGGTTTATCAGCTGAATTAGTTAAACAAGgacatcataaaaaaaaacaaagtccTT ATTCTGATAATAATTGGACACCAGAAAGTTCTGGACCTGATATAATGCCACaaggaaatttaaattattcaggAAGAAAACGTTCAACCAATGATCCACCACAACAGCCAATTGATGAAACTGATCTTGTAAGAATTGCTAAAGAAGCATTTATTCGTGAATTAGGACTTGAAGAAGATTATGTACTAAAAGATGGTACTGTACAAATACGTGAAGTACCTGCTGGTACATATTTAATGAAAGAAGAATCAAATAAAGATATTGCACTTGTTTATGTTGTATCTGGTAGTTTAGTTATAAGTCAAAAAGTTGCTGAAGgaaataatacaaatcaaGAAGTTCATATGTTTAGTGCTCATCAAGGTGAAATTGTTGGTGGTTTAGCTGTATTAACTGGTGAACCATCATTTTATACAATACGAGCAAAACATCCATCAAGAATAGctttattatcaaaacaaacatttttttcaataatgcgTGAAAGACCAACAGTTGTATTACATGTTGCAAATACAGTTGTACGTCGTTTAAGTCCATTTGTTAGACAAGTTGATTTTGCATTAGATTGGTTATTTCTTGAATCTGGTAGAGCTGTTTATCGTCAAGGTGATGATTCAGATTCAACATTTATTGTGCTATCTGGTCGTTTACGTTCAGTAATAACAGATCAAAATGGTAAAAAAGAAGTTGTTGCTGAATATGGTAAAGGTGATCTTGTTGGTATTGTTGAAATGGTTACACAAACACCAAGATCAACAACAGTTATGGCTGTACGTGATTCAGAATTAGCTAAATTACCAGAAGgtttatttaatgttattaaattacgTTATCCAATTGTTGTAACacgtttaattaatttattgggACATAGAATATTAGGTACTTGGCAACAAGTACAAAGACCAGTTGGTACACAAAGAGCAACTGTTGATGCAAGACCagcacaaattaatttttcaactgttGCTATTGTACCAGTTAGTGATGATGTGCCTTTAACTGCTTTTACATATGAATTATATCATTCATTATGTGCTATTGGGCCAACACTAAGATTAACATCTGAAGGAGTTAGGAAAACACTTGGACCAAGTATAATGGAACCTCCAAATGAATATAGATTAACATCTTGGCTTGCACAACAAGAAGATCAACATAAAATTTCGTTGTATCAATGTGATTCAACTTATACTGCTTGGACACAAAGATCAGTTAGACAAGCTGATTGTATTCTTATTGTTGGTCTTGGTGATAAACCACCAATTCTTGGTAGAACAGAGAGAGAAGTTGAAAGACTAGCAATGAGAACACAAAAAGAACTTGTATTATTGCACAAAGAACAAAGTGGATTGAGACCAACAAATACAGTACAATGGCTTAATATGAGAAATTGGGTATCTAGTCATCATCATATACAATGTCCAAAAAGAATGTTTACAAGAAGATCACAATATCGtattaatgaattatattcaaaagttTTAATGTCAGAGCCAAATGTACACAGTGATTTTAGTAGATTAGCACGATGGATAACTGGTACATCTGTTGGTCTTGTACTTGGTGGAGGTGGTGCACGTGGTGCAGCACATATTGGAATGTTAAAAGCTGTACTTGAAGCTGGTATTCCAATTGATATGATTGGTGGTGTTAGCATTGGTTCATTTATGGGTGCACTATGgtgtatggaaaaaaatataacaacaacTACACAAAAAGCACGTGAATGGTCAAAA aaaatGACACAGTGGTGGCGACAAATATTAGATCTAACTTATCCAATGACTTCAATGTTTTCTGGAaaagattttaataaaacaattcatGCAACATTTGGTGATACTTATATTGAAGATTTATGGCTACCGTTTTTTATAATCACAACTGATATAACAGCTTCTTGCATGCGCACGCACACACATG GATCGCTGTGGCGGTACATTCGAAGTTCGATGTCATTGTCTGGTTATATGCCACCTTTATGCGACCCGAGCGATGGCCACCTTCTTCTTGACGGCGGGTACGTCAATAACCTTCcag ctGACGTCATGCTTAGACAAGGAGCTCATCATATATTGGCCATCGATGTTGGTTCACAAGATGATACTGATTTAACAAATTACGGTGATTCATTGTCTGGTTGGTGGTTACTTTGGAAACGATGGAATCCATTTGCAACACCAGTTAAAGTACCAAATTTACCTGATATACAATCACGACTAGCTTATGTTAGTTGTGTTAGACAATTAGAAGAAGTTAAATCATCTGATTATTGTGAATACATTAGACCACCTATTgacaaatataaaactttacaaTTTGCTAATTTCGACGAAATAAAAGATGTTGGATATATACAtg GTAAAACGTATTTTGAAAGGCAGTCAAAAATTGGAGTACTTCCACAATTTAATGCTGATCGTGAAACAGCAAGAGCTTTGAGAGCAAAAAATCATGATGCAAATCAAGAATCAGTATCGGCATATACATTTACTGATTTAGCACAAATGGTGTGTAAAGTTTCACAGGGTAATCGTTATGATTTAGATATCGATTCAGACACTGATGAATTTGAAGAATATGAAGCTGATCTAGAAGAGGATGCTCAAGAAATTGGTTATGCTTCTGAACCGACTGCAGGAATTTTAGATgag aGTTTAAATGACACTCGGCTACGAAGACGAGCTGGAGTATCTTTAAGTTTATCTGACACAGAAGCAGAGTCTGAATTAGAATATcatggaaaattattttaa
- the LOC122858058 gene encoding neuropathy target esterase sws isoform X1, translating to MKRTKNNLDWKLSSPSPLTQMNQALPEIFPDSDNNWTPESSGPDIMPQGNLNYSGRKRSTNDPPQQPIDETDLVRIAKEAFIRELGLEEDYVLKDGTVQIREVPAGTYLMKEESNKDIALVYVVSGSLVISQKVAEGNNTNQEVHMFSAHQGEIVGGLAVLTGEPSFYTIRAKHPSRIALLSKQTFFSIMRERPTVVLHVANTVVRRLSPFVRQVDFALDWLFLESGRAVYRQGDDSDSTFIVLSGRLRSVITDQNGKKEVVAEYGKGDLVGIVEMVTQTPRSTTVMAVRDSELAKLPEGLFNVIKLRYPIVVTRLINLLGHRILGTWQQVQRPVGTQRATVDARPAQINFSTVAIVPVSDDVPLTAFTYELYHSLCAIGPTLRLTSEGVRKTLGPSIMEPPNEYRLTSWLAQQEDQHKISLYQCDSTYTAWTQRSVRQADCILIVGLGDKPPILGRTEREVERLAMRTQKELVLLHKEQSGLRPTNTVQWLNMRNWVSSHHHIQCPKRMFTRRSQYRINELYSKVLMSEPNVHSDFSRLARWITGTSVGLVLGGGGARGAAHIGMLKAVLEAGIPIDMIGGVSIGSFMGALWCMEKNITTTTQKAREWSKKMTQWWRQILDLTYPMTSMFSGKDFNKTIHATFGDTYIEDLWLPFFIITTDITASCMRTHTHGSLWRYIRSSMSLSGYMPPLCDPSDGHLLLDGGYVNNLPGLLWKYVRASMTIAGVFPPICDPIDGHLLVDGCYVNNVPADVMLRQGAHHILAIDVGSQDDTDLTNYGDSLSGWWLLWKRWNPFATPVKVPNLPDIQSRLAYVSCVRQLEEVKSSDYCEYIRPPIDKYKTLQFANFDEIKDVGYIHGKTYFERQSKIGVLPQFNADRETARALRAKNHDANQESVSAYTFTDLAQMVCKVSQGNRYDLDIDSDTDEFEEYEADLEEDAQEIGYASEPTAGILDESLNDTRLRRRAGVSLSLSDTEAESELEYHGKLF from the exons ATGAAAAG aacaaaaaataatcttgattGGAAATTATCATCACCAAGTCCTTTAACACAAATGAATCAGGCACTACCAGAAATATTTCCAGATTCTGATAATAATTGGACACCAGAAAGTTCTGGACCTGATATAATGCCACaaggaaatttaaattattcaggAAGAAAACGTTCAACCAATGATCCACCACAACAGCCAATTGATGAAACTGATCTTGTAAGAATTGCTAAAGAAGCATTTATTCGTGAATTAGGACTTGAAGAAGATTATGTACTAAAAGATGGTACTGTACAAATACGTGAAGTACCTGCTGGTACATATTTAATGAAAGAAGAATCAAATAAAGATATTGCACTTGTTTATGTTGTATCTGGTAGTTTAGTTATAAGTCAAAAAGTTGCTGAAGgaaataatacaaatcaaGAAGTTCATATGTTTAGTGCTCATCAAGGTGAAATTGTTGGTGGTTTAGCTGTATTAACTGGTGAACCATCATTTTATACAATACGAGCAAAACATCCATCAAGAATAGctttattatcaaaacaaacatttttttcaataatgcgTGAAAGACCAACAGTTGTATTACATGTTGCAAATACAGTTGTACGTCGTTTAAGTCCATTTGTTAGACAAGTTGATTTTGCATTAGATTGGTTATTTCTTGAATCTGGTAGAGCTGTTTATCGTCAAGGTGATGATTCAGATTCAACATTTATTGTGCTATCTGGTCGTTTACGTTCAGTAATAACAGATCAAAATGGTAAAAAAGAAGTTGTTGCTGAATATGGTAAAGGTGATCTTGTTGGTATTGTTGAAATGGTTACACAAACACCAAGATCAACAACAGTTATGGCTGTACGTGATTCAGAATTAGCTAAATTACCAGAAGgtttatttaatgttattaaattacgTTATCCAATTGTTGTAACacgtttaattaatttattgggACATAGAATATTAGGTACTTGGCAACAAGTACAAAGACCAGTTGGTACACAAAGAGCAACTGTTGATGCAAGACCagcacaaattaatttttcaactgttGCTATTGTACCAGTTAGTGATGATGTGCCTTTAACTGCTTTTACATATGAATTATATCATTCATTATGTGCTATTGGGCCAACACTAAGATTAACATCTGAAGGAGTTAGGAAAACACTTGGACCAAGTATAATGGAACCTCCAAATGAATATAGATTAACATCTTGGCTTGCACAACAAGAAGATCAACATAAAATTTCGTTGTATCAATGTGATTCAACTTATACTGCTTGGACACAAAGATCAGTTAGACAAGCTGATTGTATTCTTATTGTTGGTCTTGGTGATAAACCACCAATTCTTGGTAGAACAGAGAGAGAAGTTGAAAGACTAGCAATGAGAACACAAAAAGAACTTGTATTATTGCACAAAGAACAAAGTGGATTGAGACCAACAAATACAGTACAATGGCTTAATATGAGAAATTGGGTATCTAGTCATCATCATATACAATGTCCAAAAAGAATGTTTACAAGAAGATCACAATATCGtattaatgaattatattcaaaagttTTAATGTCAGAGCCAAATGTACACAGTGATTTTAGTAGATTAGCACGATGGATAACTGGTACATCTGTTGGTCTTGTACTTGGTGGAGGTGGTGCACGTGGTGCAGCACATATTGGAATGTTAAAAGCTGTACTTGAAGCTGGTATTCCAATTGATATGATTGGTGGTGTTAGCATTGGTTCATTTATGGGTGCACTATGgtgtatggaaaaaaatataacaacaacTACACAAAAAGCACGTGAATGGTCAAAA aaaatGACACAGTGGTGGCGACAAATATTAGATCTAACTTATCCAATGACTTCAATGTTTTCTGGAaaagattttaataaaacaattcatGCAACATTTGGTGATACTTATATTGAAGATTTATGGCTACCGTTTTTTATAATCACAACTGATATAACAGCTTCTTGCATGCGCACGCACACACATG GATCGCTGTGGCGGTACATTCGAAGTTCGATGTCATTGTCTGGTTATATGCCACCTTTATGCGACCCGAGCGATGGCCACCTTCTTCTTGACGGCGGGTACGTCAATAACCTTCcag GATTGCTGTGGAAGTATGTGCGTGCCAGCATGACTATTGCCGGTGTTTTTCCACCAATTTGTGATCCAATTGATGGGCATCTTTTAGTCGACGGGTGCTATGTTAACAATGTACCAG ctGACGTCATGCTTAGACAAGGAGCTCATCATATATTGGCCATCGATGTTGGTTCACAAGATGATACTGATTTAACAAATTACGGTGATTCATTGTCTGGTTGGTGGTTACTTTGGAAACGATGGAATCCATTTGCAACACCAGTTAAAGTACCAAATTTACCTGATATACAATCACGACTAGCTTATGTTAGTTGTGTTAGACAATTAGAAGAAGTTAAATCATCTGATTATTGTGAATACATTAGACCACCTATTgacaaatataaaactttacaaTTTGCTAATTTCGACGAAATAAAAGATGTTGGATATATACAtg GTAAAACGTATTTTGAAAGGCAGTCAAAAATTGGAGTACTTCCACAATTTAATGCTGATCGTGAAACAGCAAGAGCTTTGAGAGCAAAAAATCATGATGCAAATCAAGAATCAGTATCGGCATATACATTTACTGATTTAGCACAAATGGTGTGTAAAGTTTCACAGGGTAATCGTTATGATTTAGATATCGATTCAGACACTGATGAATTTGAAGAATATGAAGCTGATCTAGAAGAGGATGCTCAAGAAATTGGTTATGCTTCTGAACCGACTGCAGGAATTTTAGATgag aGTTTAAATGACACTCGGCTACGAAGACGAGCTGGAGTATCTTTAAGTTTATCTGACACAGAAGCAGAGTCTGAATTAGAATATcatggaaaattattttaa
- the LOC122858058 gene encoding neuropathy target esterase sws isoform X2 has product MKRTKNNLDWKLSSPSPLTQMNQALPEIFPDSDNNWTPESSGPDIMPQGNLNYSGRKRSTNDPPQQPIDETDLVRIAKEAFIRELGLEEDYVLKDGTVQIREVPAGTYLMKEESNKDIALVYVVSGSLVISQKVAEGNNTNQEVHMFSAHQGEIVGGLAVLTGEPSFYTIRAKHPSRIALLSKQTFFSIMRERPTVVLHVANTVVRRLSPFVRQVDFALDWLFLESGRAVYRQGDDSDSTFIVLSGRLRSVITDQNGKKEVVAEYGKGDLVGIVEMVTQTPRSTTVMAVRDSELAKLPEGLFNVIKLRYPIVVTRLINLLGHRILGTWQQVQRPVGTQRATVDARPAQINFSTVAIVPVSDDVPLTAFTYELYHSLCAIGPTLRLTSEGVRKTLGPSIMEPPNEYRLTSWLAQQEDQHKISLYQCDSTYTAWTQRSVRQADCILIVGLGDKPPILGRTEREVERLAMRTQKELVLLHKEQSGLRPTNTVQWLNMRNWVSSHHHIQCPKRMFTRRSQYRINELYSKVLMSEPNVHSDFSRLARWITGTSVGLVLGGGGARGAAHIGMLKAVLEAGIPIDMIGGVSIGSFMGALWCMEKNITTTTQKAREWSKKMTQWWRQILDLTYPMTSMFSGKDFNKTIHATFGDTYIEDLWLPFFIITTDITASCMRTHTHGSLWRYIRSSMSLSGYMPPLCDPSDGHLLLDGGYVNNLPADVMLRQGAHHILAIDVGSQDDTDLTNYGDSLSGWWLLWKRWNPFATPVKVPNLPDIQSRLAYVSCVRQLEEVKSSDYCEYIRPPIDKYKTLQFANFDEIKDVGYIHGKTYFERQSKIGVLPQFNADRETARALRAKNHDANQESVSAYTFTDLAQMVCKVSQGNRYDLDIDSDTDEFEEYEADLEEDAQEIGYASEPTAGILDESLNDTRLRRRAGVSLSLSDTEAESELEYHGKLF; this is encoded by the exons ATGAAAAG aacaaaaaataatcttgattGGAAATTATCATCACCAAGTCCTTTAACACAAATGAATCAGGCACTACCAGAAATATTTCCAGATTCTGATAATAATTGGACACCAGAAAGTTCTGGACCTGATATAATGCCACaaggaaatttaaattattcaggAAGAAAACGTTCAACCAATGATCCACCACAACAGCCAATTGATGAAACTGATCTTGTAAGAATTGCTAAAGAAGCATTTATTCGTGAATTAGGACTTGAAGAAGATTATGTACTAAAAGATGGTACTGTACAAATACGTGAAGTACCTGCTGGTACATATTTAATGAAAGAAGAATCAAATAAAGATATTGCACTTGTTTATGTTGTATCTGGTAGTTTAGTTATAAGTCAAAAAGTTGCTGAAGgaaataatacaaatcaaGAAGTTCATATGTTTAGTGCTCATCAAGGTGAAATTGTTGGTGGTTTAGCTGTATTAACTGGTGAACCATCATTTTATACAATACGAGCAAAACATCCATCAAGAATAGctttattatcaaaacaaacatttttttcaataatgcgTGAAAGACCAACAGTTGTATTACATGTTGCAAATACAGTTGTACGTCGTTTAAGTCCATTTGTTAGACAAGTTGATTTTGCATTAGATTGGTTATTTCTTGAATCTGGTAGAGCTGTTTATCGTCAAGGTGATGATTCAGATTCAACATTTATTGTGCTATCTGGTCGTTTACGTTCAGTAATAACAGATCAAAATGGTAAAAAAGAAGTTGTTGCTGAATATGGTAAAGGTGATCTTGTTGGTATTGTTGAAATGGTTACACAAACACCAAGATCAACAACAGTTATGGCTGTACGTGATTCAGAATTAGCTAAATTACCAGAAGgtttatttaatgttattaaattacgTTATCCAATTGTTGTAACacgtttaattaatttattgggACATAGAATATTAGGTACTTGGCAACAAGTACAAAGACCAGTTGGTACACAAAGAGCAACTGTTGATGCAAGACCagcacaaattaatttttcaactgttGCTATTGTACCAGTTAGTGATGATGTGCCTTTAACTGCTTTTACATATGAATTATATCATTCATTATGTGCTATTGGGCCAACACTAAGATTAACATCTGAAGGAGTTAGGAAAACACTTGGACCAAGTATAATGGAACCTCCAAATGAATATAGATTAACATCTTGGCTTGCACAACAAGAAGATCAACATAAAATTTCGTTGTATCAATGTGATTCAACTTATACTGCTTGGACACAAAGATCAGTTAGACAAGCTGATTGTATTCTTATTGTTGGTCTTGGTGATAAACCACCAATTCTTGGTAGAACAGAGAGAGAAGTTGAAAGACTAGCAATGAGAACACAAAAAGAACTTGTATTATTGCACAAAGAACAAAGTGGATTGAGACCAACAAATACAGTACAATGGCTTAATATGAGAAATTGGGTATCTAGTCATCATCATATACAATGTCCAAAAAGAATGTTTACAAGAAGATCACAATATCGtattaatgaattatattcaaaagttTTAATGTCAGAGCCAAATGTACACAGTGATTTTAGTAGATTAGCACGATGGATAACTGGTACATCTGTTGGTCTTGTACTTGGTGGAGGTGGTGCACGTGGTGCAGCACATATTGGAATGTTAAAAGCTGTACTTGAAGCTGGTATTCCAATTGATATGATTGGTGGTGTTAGCATTGGTTCATTTATGGGTGCACTATGgtgtatggaaaaaaatataacaacaacTACACAAAAAGCACGTGAATGGTCAAAA aaaatGACACAGTGGTGGCGACAAATATTAGATCTAACTTATCCAATGACTTCAATGTTTTCTGGAaaagattttaataaaacaattcatGCAACATTTGGTGATACTTATATTGAAGATTTATGGCTACCGTTTTTTATAATCACAACTGATATAACAGCTTCTTGCATGCGCACGCACACACATG GATCGCTGTGGCGGTACATTCGAAGTTCGATGTCATTGTCTGGTTATATGCCACCTTTATGCGACCCGAGCGATGGCCACCTTCTTCTTGACGGCGGGTACGTCAATAACCTTCcag ctGACGTCATGCTTAGACAAGGAGCTCATCATATATTGGCCATCGATGTTGGTTCACAAGATGATACTGATTTAACAAATTACGGTGATTCATTGTCTGGTTGGTGGTTACTTTGGAAACGATGGAATCCATTTGCAACACCAGTTAAAGTACCAAATTTACCTGATATACAATCACGACTAGCTTATGTTAGTTGTGTTAGACAATTAGAAGAAGTTAAATCATCTGATTATTGTGAATACATTAGACCACCTATTgacaaatataaaactttacaaTTTGCTAATTTCGACGAAATAAAAGATGTTGGATATATACAtg GTAAAACGTATTTTGAAAGGCAGTCAAAAATTGGAGTACTTCCACAATTTAATGCTGATCGTGAAACAGCAAGAGCTTTGAGAGCAAAAAATCATGATGCAAATCAAGAATCAGTATCGGCATATACATTTACTGATTTAGCACAAATGGTGTGTAAAGTTTCACAGGGTAATCGTTATGATTTAGATATCGATTCAGACACTGATGAATTTGAAGAATATGAAGCTGATCTAGAAGAGGATGCTCAAGAAATTGGTTATGCTTCTGAACCGACTGCAGGAATTTTAGATgag aGTTTAAATGACACTCGGCTACGAAGACGAGCTGGAGTATCTTTAAGTTTATCTGACACAGAAGCAGAGTCTGAATTAGAATATcatggaaaattattttaa